The Sandaracinus amylolyticus genomic interval CATGCTCACGACGCGCGGCGGTCGTCGCGACTTCGTGAAGATCCTCGACTTCGGTCTCGCGGCGCTCGCGCGGGATCCGCGCCTCGCCCCGAAGGGCGCGGTGTTCGGCACGCCCGAGTACATGTCGCCCGAGCAGGCGCGCGGAGACGACGCGGCGCCGGTGAGCGATCTCTACGCGCTCGGCATCTTGTTCTTCGAGATGACGACGGGTCAGCTCCCGTTCCGCAGCAACGATCGCGACACGCTGCTCGAGATGCAGCGCACCGCGCCGCCGCCGCGCCCGCGCACGCTCGCGAAGGATCTGCCGGAGGCCGCCGAGGCGATCATCCTCAAGCTGCTCGAGAAAGATCCGCGTCGTCGGTTCCGCGACGGCCACCATCTGCAGGAAGAGCTGAAGGCGCTCCAGCGCACGCTCCCGAACACGTGGGAGGTGCAGCAGCAGGAGGGCCAGGCCGCCGCGCCCGCGCAGCCGCCTCCGCCGCCGCCCGCGCCGAGCCCCGGTGTCGTGGAGTGGTCGCGCCGCGCGGCGTACTTCTCGCGCATGGTCGCGCGTGCGTATCCGAACGGGCGCGTGCCCGACGACCTGCAGACCGCGGTCGATCAGCTCTGGGAGGTCTCGGCGCGCGCGAGCAAGCTCGAGGGCGAGCTCGCGTCGCACCAGCGCAAGCTGGACGCGATCGAGCGGCGGGGCAGGGCGCTGCGCGCGGAGATCGGACGCAAGGTCGAGGAGCTCGCGGAGGAGGAGTCGCGCACGCTGCGCGACGCGGCCGCGGAGCGCGAGCGTCTGTCGCGCGTGAAGACGAAGCTCGACGAGGCGCGTCGTGCGTGGGAGCGCGCGAACGCGCAGGCGCTCGAGCTCGAGCGCGCGGCGGGTGATCTGCGGACGTGGCGCGGCGTGTTCGAGGAAGCGACGGCGAACCGTGCGCGCGCCGAGGTGCTCTCGGAGGTGCTGCAGGACCACGAGCGTCGCGCGCTCCACAAGGAGAAGAGCGCGGGCGATCTGCGCAGGCAGATCGACGAGCTGCGCGCGCAGCTGGCGCGCTACGGCGATGCGCTCGAGAACGATCTCGCGGCGGGGCGTGATCGCATCGCGACGCGGGTGCGCGAAGCGCTCGCGTACGAGAAGACGTTCACGGACTGCTCGGCGCTGCTGATGAGCCACCTCAAGGGACGCCCCGAGGTCGGCGAGCTGATGGAAGAGATGCGCCGCGAAGAGGCGCAGTACGCGAGCCAGTCGCAGTACTCGCCGCGTCCCGATCAGACGGGCGCGCACAAGGCGCTGGTCGGGGGCTGAGGCTTCGGCGTGTGGCGCGCCGAGCGACCGATCCGCGCGTTCGCGCGGGTCGGACGCTCGCGATGTAGACCGCGCTTCGCGCGTGTGCGCGCGGTGATGGTCTCGATTCAGCGGTCGCGGGGCGGTGCATCCGGACGCGCTCGTTAGGCGGCGCGTTGCCGATGTGACGCGAGGTCGCATAGGCTCGCGGCCGCTCCGAGGCGCGGGTCGCGCGCTCGAGCTGTGGAGGCGGCGACCGTGGACGGACGAATCGTGGGACGAGCGGTCGTGCTCTCGCTGGTGCTGGTGCTCGCGGCGTGCGGTGACGACGACGCGCGCGTGGACGTGGACGCGGGCCAGCTCGATGCCGGGGGCGCGCTCGATGCGGGCGCACGCGACTCCGGGATCGACGGCGGCGCCATCGATGCCGGCGAGGCCGATGCCGGATCGACGGATGCGGGCGAGCTCGATGCGGGCGATGTCGATGCCGGCGAGCCCGACGCCGACACGAGCGACGCGGGCGGCGATGCCGGCGCGAGGCTCTGCGCGGCCGGCGGTGGCGCGTGCGACGTCGCGCTGCAGGACTGTCCGTCCGATCACGCCTGCTACTACGCGGAGGTGAGCGGCGTCGCTGCGACGCGCTGCGAGCTCGTGTTCGTGCCCGGCACCGATGGCGATCCGTGCGAGTTCGCGGACGAGTGCGCGCCCGGGCTCACCTGTCGCGCCGGCACCTGCCGTCAGTATTGCTGTCCCGGCGCCGCGCTCGACTGCCCCAGCGGCCAGGCCTGCGTGCAGCTCGCCGAGGCGCCGAACATCGGCCACTGCGCGCCCGCCGACGCGTGCACGCTCGCGCCGAACGCCGGCTGTGCTGCCGGTCGCGCCTGTTATCCCGGCCCTGCGCCCGAGACCGTCGGCTGCTTCGTCGCGGGCACCACGCCCGAGGGCGGCGCGTGCGTCGCGAACAACGCGTGCGCGCCGGGCACGATCTGCCTCGGCGCAGGTCCGTTCTCGTGCCTGCGCGTCTGTCGCACCGCGATGGGCGACGCCGACTGCACGAACCCCGCGCACGACTGCATCGCGGTGCCCGGCTATCTCAGCGCGCAGTACGGCGTCTGCGACGTGCCGTCGGAGTGATCCTCACGCGCGCGCCGAGACGCTCGCGTCGTCGCCCGCGTCGACGATCACCTGCACCGTCCTGCGGAAGGTCTGCTCGAAGAGCCCGGCCTTCCGCGCGACGGTCCACGCCTCGAGCGACAGATCTTCTCTGCCGCTCGCGCGGATCACGACCTCTTGTGCGCCGACCTCGACGTCGAGCTGGTGCACCTTGCTCCGGTGCCCGCGGTCGAGCGCATCCGCGAGCCGGAGGATCGACGACAGCTTCCGTACTCGCCGTCGATCCTCGGGGCCCAGCGACGCGAACGCAGCGTGCTTCGGGCTCGGCGGCGCGCGGCGGTGATAACGCGCGATGCAGCCGACCACGACGCGGTGCTCGGGCGACAGGCCCATCACGTCGCTGTGCTCGACGATGTACTGCGTGTGCTTGTGGTGCGCCGCGAAGTGCACGAAGTCGCCGATGTCGTGCACCAACGCCGCGACGCGCAAGAGCACGCGGTCGTGATCGTCGAGCTTGTGCAGCGCGCGGAGCCGATCGAAGAGCTGCGTCGCGAGGCGATCCACCTGCGTCGCGTGCGGCTCGTCGAAGTGATAGCGACGTCCGAGCTGCACCGCGGCGCGCGCCGCCTGGCTCTCGTCGACCTTGTAGTCCCAGACGCGGAAGTGCTTGTGCACCAGCTCCGCGACGATGCCTTCCTTGAGGCCCACGCCGGGTGCCACGATCGTGTCGGTGCGCGCGAGGTCCGCGATCGTCACCAGCACGTAGAGCGCGGGCACGATCACGTCGGCGCGATCGGGGCGCAGCCCGTACTCCTTGCGGCGATCGGTCGCCTTCATCTTCGAGATCTTCGCGAGCAGCGCGCGCGCCTTCCGCACGTCGATCGTCGGCAGCGGCGCGCCCGCCATCGGGCACAGCTCCGCGATCGTCTCGAAGTTCCCGCCCGTGCCCGCGACCACGTCGTAGCTGCGCTTGAGGAAGCTCTCGCGCACCGGCTGCAGCATGCGATCGAGGTACTCGCCGAGGAGCCGCTCCTGCGCCTTCGTGACCGGCTTGCCGTCGTCGAGGAACGACTCGAGCAGGCGCACCGTGCCGATCTGCAGGCTCGTCGAGAAGCGCACCTCGTCGTGGTTCACCTCGGACAGCTCGAGGCTCCCGCCGCCGAGATCGCAGAGCAGCGCGCGCTTGTCGCCGAGCGGCACGCGCTGCTCGACCGCGAGCTTCACGAGGCGCGCTTCCTCCGTGCCGTCGATCGCCTCGAGCTCGACGCCCGTCTCGGCGACTCGATGCAGCATGTCCTCGGCGTTCTCGGCGTCGCGCGCCGACGCGGTCACCACCGCGCGATACGCCTCGACGCTCTCGCTCTCCATCGTGGTCTTGAACGTGCGCATCGCGCGCACGAGCTCGTCGACCGACTCGGGATCGAGCTTGCCCGTGACGAACACCGAGTGGCCCAGGCGCACCGGCATGCGCGACTGCAGCACGGTCGTGAAGCGCCCAGGCGCATCGGCCTGCACGATGAGGAGCCGCGACGCGTTCGAGCCCACGTCGATCGATGCGAACTTCGGCATGCGTGGCGCGAACCTTACTCGATCATCTCGCTCGGTCTCGCCGCATCGAGCGCGGGCGTGAGCCGTCGACGTCGGGGAAGCCGTAGTGCTCGCCCATCTCGGCGACGACGAGCGCTTCTCCGGCGCGCTCGATCGCGCGCGGATCGGCCGCCAGGCACGCGACCGCGCGCCCGCTGAAGTGCGGCGACTCGCCCTTGCTCGGATCGAACCCGAGCCGCTCGGGCTCGAGCAACAAGCGCTCGGTCTTCACGATCCCGGGCCAGATCGACACCGCGGTCACGCCCTGCGGCGCGAGCTCGCGGCCCATGTCGCGCGACATGCGATCGACGCCCGCCTTGCCCACGCCGTACGCGACGTTGACCGCCTGGATCTTCGCGCCGAACGACGAGACGTTCACGATCAGCCCGCGACGCGCCGGCACCATGCGCTGCGCCGCGTGCCACGCCGCGACGTAGTGCGAGCGCAGCCCGACGCGATGCATGACGTCCCACTGCGCGATCGGCAGCTGCCAGAACGGGGCGGTGAGCTCGCCTTCCGGGATGGCGAACGCGTTGTTCACGAGCACGTCGATGCGGCCCTGCTCCGCGTCGACGCGGGCGAAGAGCGCCTCGACCTCGTCGTCGTTCGCGTGATCGCAGCGCACCGCGATCCCCACGCCGCCGAGCGCGCGCACCGCGTCCGCGGTCTCGCCGATCGTGCCGGGCAGCGCGCCGGCGTGCTCGGTGCGACCGGTGACGTAGACCGTCGCGCCCGCTTCGCCGAGACCGAGCGCGATGCCCTTGCCGACGCCGCGGCTCGCGCCGGTGACGACGCAGACCTTGCCGCGCAGGTCGGGCGGAGCCCACGTGCCCACCGCGTCGCTCGTGCTCACAGCGTCGCCGTGTCGGTCTCGAGGCCGAGGAGCACGCGGCCTGCGGTCGTCGCGGTCGGCTGCGCGACCATCAGGTGCTGCGACGCGGTGTGCACGTCGCGCAGGTGACGCTGCAGCGGGCTCGATGCGTAGATCGACGTGCCCCCGCCGAGCTCGTACGCGCTCGTCACCACGCGCGCGCTCTCGCTCGCGGCATGACACGCCGCCGCGCGCAGCAGCGCGCGCGTGCGCACCGTCGCCTCGCCGTCGCGCGCGATCTCGCGCCCTGCTTCGCCCAGCGCGTCGAACAAGAACGCGCGCGCTCCGCGCAGCCGCGACTCGATGCGCGCGACCTCGAGCTGCACCGTCTCGCGGTGCGCGATCGTCTGCTTCGCGCCGAGCGGCGACTTCTTCGTCGCGAGCGCGATCAGCGCGTCGATCGCGGCGCGACCGATGCCGAGCGACACCGCGGCCACGCCCGCCGCGAGCGTGCCGAAGAACGGCAGCCGTGCGAGCGGCCCTTCGTGCGTGCGCTTCGTCGTGATCAGCGAGAACGTGCGCTCGGCCGGCACGACCACGTCCTTCACCGCGAAGTCGTGGCTCCCGGTGCCGCGCAGACCGCTCACGTCCCACGTGTCGAGGATCTGCACGTCGCTCGCGCGGAAGAGCACGCTGCGGATGTCGGGCGCGCCGCTCGGGAGCGGCGCGTCTCCTTCCGCGATCGTCCCACCCATGATCCACTGCGCGTGCTTCGACGCGCTGCCGAAGGGCCACCGGCCGCTCACGCGATAGCCGTGCTCGACCCGCGCCGCGCGGCCCATCGGCGCCACCACGCCGCACGTGATCGCGTCGTCGGGCGCGTAGATCTCGCGCGCGACGTCGGGCGCGAGGAACATCGACATCAGCCCCGAGCCGCCCGCGATCATCGTGCACCAGCCCGCCGATCCGTCGGCGCGCGCGATCGTCTCGACGACGGCGAGGAACGTCTCGGCGCTCGCTTCCGCGCCCCCGTGCGCGCGCGGGACGAGCAGCTTCAGCGCGCCCGCGCGCACCAGCGCGTCGATCGCTTCGGGCGGCAGCTGTCGCTCCGCTTCGATGCGCGCAGCGAGCGGAGCGATCGCGCGGGCTGCATCTTCGGCGCGAGAGAGGAGGGTGGCGTCGAGCTGGCTCGTCATGACGCGCGAGAGCGTATCGCACCCGTCACGCGCCGAGCAGTGCGCACACGTCGTCGGGCGTGTCCACGTCGAGCGCGGCGTCCGCGCAGTCGATCGCGATCACGTCCTCGGCGCGGAGCAGCGCGCCCGCGCCGCGATCGCCGGTGAGCGCGCAGAGCGCGTCCCATCGCGCGCGATCGAAGATCGCGGGCGCGCCCACGATGTCGCGCGCATCGTCGCGCCAGCGCGTCGCGGCGATCGGCGCGCCGCGCGCCCACGCGTCGCGGAGCGCGATCAGGTGCGAGCTCGCGATCCGCGGCTGGTCCGCGAGCACGATCGTCAGCGCACCGCACGCGCGCGCCTGCGCCCACGCCACTGCCGCGCGGATCGAGCTCGCGATCCCCTCGCGCCATCCGTCGTTCTCGATCCTCGCGAGGCGCAGCCCATCGAGGGCGCCGGCGACGGTGTCGCTGCTCGCGCCGAGCACCACGCCGACCGGCCCACCGCCGACCGCGAGGCACGTCTGCGCGACCCGGCGCACCAGCGGCACGCCCGCGAGCTCGACGAGCTGCTTCGGACGTCCGAGCCGCGTCGACCCGCCCGCTGCGAGCACCACGAACGCGACCTCCTGGTGCATCGCCCGCGCGCGCTCGCGCAGCATTCCGCCGCGCCGTCCCCGCGCGACCGCGCACATCTCCGCGACGACCGCGAGCGCGATCTGCTCCGGCGTCTCCGCCCCGATGTCGAGGCCCACCGGCGCATGCACGCGCGCGTCGTGCTCGGCGCCGATCGCGGTGAGCAGCGCGCGCGTCCGCCGTGCGGGCCCGAGCAGCCCGACGTAGCGAGCGCGCGATCGCAGCGACATCGCGAGCGCTGCGCGATCGGCGTCGACCTGGTGGTGCATGATCACGACGTACGCCTCGCGCGCAGCGTCGATGCGCGACGCGAGCTCGGTGAGATCACCACCGGTCGCGATCACGTGGTCGGCGGCTAGCAAGCGCGAGCGCTCGCGGATCGCGCGATCGGCCACGGTCACGCGAAACCCCGCGCTCTGCGCGGCCGTGACGATCGGCGTCACGTCGTGCCCGCTGCCGAGCACGAAGAGCTGCGGCGAGGGCGCGATCACCTCGACGAGCGCGGTCACGTCACCGACCTCGACGACGCCCGGTGGACCGCTCGCCGCGCGCACCAGCGCCGCGCGCAACGCGGGATCGTCGACCGGCCGCGCGAGCGTGATCTCGGGGCCGATCGCGACGCGCGCGCCGACGCTCGCGCCGCCGATCACCGTCACCAGCACGCCGCTGGTCTCCGCGGCGAAGCACGCGCGCGCGAACGTGAGCGCGTCGTTCGTGTCGCCGGGCTCGAGCAGCACGTCGACGACTCCGTCGCAGCCGAGCCCGACGCCCCACGGCGCTCCTTCGTCGCTCGTCGAGTCGTACGTGACCACGACCGGTCCGCCTCGACAGCGATGCCATCCGCGCAGCATCACGTCGCCCTCGAGGCAGCCGCCGCTCACGCACCCCGACACCCATCGATCGCCCGCGACGAGCATGCGGGCGCCGGGCCGCCGGTACGACGAGCCGCGCACGCGCACCACGGTCGCGAGCAGCCGAGGCGCGCCGTCGATGCGCGACGCCTCGGCGACGATCCGCTCGAGCTCGTTCACGATCGCGCCGGCAGGTGCGGCAGGAGCTTCTCGATCGTGATCGGCAGGTCGCGCACCCGAACGCCGGTCGCGCTGTAGACCGCGTTCGCGATCGCCGCGGACGCGCCGCAATTGCCGACCTCGCCGACGCCCTTCGCGCCGAGCTCGTTCGCCGCGCCGTCGAAACCATCGAGGATGATCGCGTCGACGGCGGGGATGTCCGCGTGCACCGGCACGAGGTACTGCGCGAAGTCGCGGTTCACGAACGCGCCCACGCGCGGATCGACGAGCCCCTCTTCGTGCAGCGCCATCGAGACGCCCCAGATCATCCCGCCGATCAGCTGCGAGCGCGCGGTCTTCGCGTTGAACACGCGCCCGACGTCGAACACGCCGAGCATGCGGCGCAGGCGGACCTCACCGGTGTCCACGTCGACGCCGATCTCCGCGAAGTGCGCGCCGTAGCTCGCGATCGAGCTCTTGCTGAAGCTCGGCTCCTCGGTCTGCTCCGGCACGCTCCCGATCGCGTCCACGGCGCTCGCGCCGACGTGCGCGCGCACGTCGCCCGAAGGCGCGCCGAGCTTCTCGCGGAGCGTCCTGCACGCGCGCAGCAGCGCCGTGCACGAGTTCGTCGCGCCCCACGATCCGCCCGAGCCCGCGGTGCGCGGCAGCGCCGAGTCGCCGAGCTCGACGCGCACGCGATCGACGGGGACGCCCAGCGCCTCGCTCGCGGTCTGCGCGAGGACCGTGTACGTGCCGGTCCCGATGTCCGTCATGTCGCACTGCACGCGCACCGTGCCGTCGGGCTCGACGCGGACGCGCACGTGGCTCTCGCTCTGGTAGTGCGGCCGGATCGCCGCGGCCATGCCGAGCCCCACGAGCCAGCGTCCATCGCGCGTGCTCGCCGGGATCCTCGCGCGACGATTCCAGTCGAAGCGTCGCGCGCCCTCGCGCATGCACTCGACCATGCGGCGATCGCTGTACGGGATGTTCAGCTCGGGGTGGATCGTCGGCTCGTTCGCGATCCGCAGCGCGATCGGATCCACGTCGAGCGTGTACGCGAGCTCGTCCATCGCCGACTCGATGGCGAAGAGGCCGGGCGCCTCGCCGGGCGCTCGCACGTCGCCCGCGACCGGCAGATCGAGCGCGATCGAGCGATGCGTGGTCCTGCGGTTCGGCGCGGCGTACAGGCTGCGCCCCGCGGTCGCGGTCTGCTCGACGTAGTCGCTGCCGCGGGTCTGCTTCTGCACGGCGTCGTGCCCGAACGCGTGGAGCCGCCCGTCGCGCGACGCCCCGAGCCGCACGCGCTGCCGTGACGCGGGGCGGTGGCCGGTGAGGTGGAACATCTGCTGTCGCGTCAGCGTGACCTTCACCGGCTCGCCGACGATCCGCGCAGCCATCACCGCGAGGATCGTCTCGACGCTCACGCCGAGCTTCGAGCCGAAGCCGCCGCCGACGTAGCGCGAGAGCACGCGCACCTTCTCGGGATCCAGGCGCAACGTGGACGCGATGCGCTGCCGCGCGTCGGCCACGATCTGCGTGCTGCAGTGGGCGATCACCGTGTCGCCGTCCCACGCGGCGATGCACGCGTGGGTCTCCATCGGCAGGCTGAACGCGTACGGCGTCGTGTAGACGCGATCGAGCACCACGGGCGCGCTCGCGAGCGCGCCGTCGAGATCCCCGATCGACGAGTCGGCGGAGTACCCCGCGTTCACGCTCTTCTGCTCGATCTCGGGCGCGCCCGGCTCGTCGAGCTCGTACTCGCCCGGCGTGATCTCGTACGTGATGCGGACCAGCCGCGCCGCGGCGCGCGCGTCCTCGAACGTCCTCGCGACGACGAGCGCGACCGGCTGCGCGAACGCGCGGATCTCGGTGTCCTTGAGCACCGGCATCGCCCGCGCGTACGACGACGCGCTCGGGTCGGGCTCGCCCTGGGGCGGCGCGTCGCGATGCGTGAGCACCCGGCGCACGCCGGGCGCGCGCTCGGCGACCGACGTGTCGATGCTGGTGATGCGCCCGCGCGCGATCGTCGCCTCGACCACGAAGCCGTAGAGCGTCGGCCCGAAGCTCCAGTCCTCGTAGCCGTACGTCGCGCGCCCCGAGACCTTGAGCGGCCCTTCGACGCGGCTCAGCGGCGCGCCGATCATGCGAGCCCCCGCGCGGCGTGATCGAGCGTCGCGATCAGCGTGCGCTTCGCGAGCTCGATCTTGAAGTCGTTGTGCCCGCGGCCCACGGCGCGCGCGAGCGCGGCGTCCGCCGCCGCGCGATACGTGTCGATCGTCGCCGGCCGACCGCGCAGCACGGCCTCCGCCTCGAGCGCGCGCCACGGCTTGTGCGCGACGCCGCCGAACGCGACGCGCGCCGAGTCGATCGTCCCGTTCTCGACCGACACGATCGCGGCGACGGACACGAGCGCGAACTCGTACGACGCACGATCGCGCACTTTGCGATAGAGCTGTCGCCCTCGCGGCGGCGGGGGCATCACCACCGCGGTGATCAGCTCCCCCGGGCGCACCACGGTCTCGATGTGCGGCGTCGATCCCGGCTCGAGATAGAGATCGTGGATCGACACCGTGCGCGTCGCGCCGCGCGCGTCGATCATCTCGACGCTCGCGTCGAGCGCGATCATCGCGACCGCCATGTCCGACGGATGCGTCGCGATGCACGCGTCGCTCGCGCCGAGGATCGCGTGATTGCGGTTGATGCCGCCGAGCGCCGCGCATCCTTGGCCCGGGCTGCGCTTGTTGCAGCGCGCGAGCGTGTCGTAGAAGTAGAGGCACCGCGTGCGCTGCAGCAGGTTCCCCGCGGTCGACGCCTTGTTGCGGAGCTGCGCCGACGCGCCCGCGAGCAGCGCCTGCGAGACCGCGCCGTAGCGCTCGCGCAGCCGCACGTCGGCGGCGAGCGTCGCGTTGTCGGCGAGCGCGCCGATGCGCAGGCCACCATCGGCCGTCGCCTCGATGTCCTTCAGCGGCAGCCGGCTCACGTCGACGAGGTGCGACGGCTGCTCGATCCCGAGCTTCATCAGATCGAGCAGGTTCGTCCCGCCGCAGATGAGCTTCGCGCCCGCCGTCGCGCCCGCGGCCGCCGCGCGCACGGGGTCGCTCGCGCGCTCGTAGGTCAGCGCCCTCACCGCTCGCCTCCGCCCGCGACGCTGCGGATCGCGGCGACGATGTTCGGATACGCCGCGCAGCGACAGACGTTGCCGCTCATGCGCTCGCGGATCTCGGCGTCGCTCAGCGCGACGCGCGGCGCCGCGACGTCCTCGGTGGCGTGGCTCGGCCAGCCCGCGCGCGCCTCGTCGAGCATCGCGACCGCGGAGCAGATCTGTCCCGGCGTGCAATAGCCGCACTGGAACCCGTCGTGCTCGAGGAAGGCGCGCTGCATCGGGTGCAACGACTCCGGCGATCCGAGCCCTTCGATCGTCGTGATCGCGTCGCCCTCGTGCATCACCGCGAGCGTCAGGCACGAGTTGATGCGCCGGCCGTTCACGAGCACCGTGCACGCGCCGCACTGCCCGTGGTCGCACCCCTTCTTCGTGCCCGTGAGGTGCAGGTGCTCGCGCAGCGCGTCGAGCAGCGTCGTGCGCACGTCCAGATCGAGCGCGTACGAGTGCCCGTTGATCGCGAGCGTCATCGTCTTCGCGCCGCCCTGCTTCGGCGGCGCCGAGGTCCGCATCGCGGGCCCTTTGCGGAGGAAGCGGCCTCTCTTGGAGCCATCGGCCTCGGACGACATCGCGTCACCTCCACATCGCGCACGCGCGATTGGGGGACAGATAGCGATGCGCGCCGAGCCACCAAGTCCACGCGCGGTACGTCGATCGAAGCTCCACGGTGCTCGCTCGCGACAGCGCGCCGTCACGTTTTCGATCACGCAGGGCTGGCGATCGGCGCCGGCGCGCAACATAGGGAAGACCCTCCCGACTCGGCAGGTCTTCGTGATGTTTCCGCGCCTTCTCTCCGGAACGGTTGGGCTCCTAGCGCTCTTCGCCTGTAGCAGCCCCGCGGCCGCGCCACCGAGCGAGCCGCCACCTCCGCCCGAGGTCTCGACGGTCACCGTCACGCCGCACGCGGTCGTGGTGGAGGACCTGCTGCCCGGGCGCGTCGTGCCCGTGCGTGTGGCGGAAGTGCGACCGCTCGTCTCGGGCATCGTGCGCGAGCGGCTCTTCACCGAGGGCGACACCGTCGCCGCGGGGCAGCCGCTGTATCGCGTCGATCCCACGGTCTTCCGCGCCGAGGTCGCGGGCGCGTCCGCGACGACCGAGCGCCAGCGCGCCGCGCTCGCCACCGCCGAGCGCGAGGCCGAGCGCGCGAGCCGCCTCGCGTCGATGGGCGCGCTCTCCGAGCAAGCGCTCCACAACGCGCAGAGCACGCTCGATCTCGCGCGCGCCGATCTCGCGGTGAGCGAGGCGTCGCTCGCGCGCAGCCGCATCAGCCTGCGCTACGCGACCGTCACCGCGCCGATCGCCGGGCGCATCGGCCTGTCGCGGGTGACCGAGGGCGCGCTCGTCGGCACCGCCGATCCGCTGCCGATGGTGACGATCCAGCAGCTCGACGAGGTCTACGTCGACATCCGTCAGCCCGCCTCGCGCTACGAGGAGCTGCGCCAGCGCTCCGCGCGCGGCGAGCTCGAGCGCAGCGACGGACTGCCGGTGCGCCTGCTCTCGATGCGCGGCGAGCCCTACGAGGTCGAGGGGCGGCTCCTCTCGACCGACGTGAACGTCGACCTCACGACGAGCGAGCTCACGCTGCGCGTGCTCGTGCCGAACGCGGATCTGGATCTGCTGCCCGGCATGTTCGTGCGCGCGCGCATCCCGTTCGGCCGCGAGCCCTCCGCCATCACCGTGCCGCAGCAGGCGGTGCTCCACGATCCCGCGCTCGGCGAGAGCGTGCTCGTCGTCGCCGAGGGCGACGTCGTCGCGGTGCGCAGCGTGCGGACCGGGCGGGTCGTCGACGGGCATCAGATCGTGCGCGAGGGCCTGGCGGCGGGCGATCGCGTGATCGTCGAGGGCCAGGATCGTCTCGCGCCCGGCATGTCCGTGCGACCGACCCCGTGGGAGGTCGAGGTCGCGCGCGAGGACCACGGGCCCACGTCGGCGCCCGACACCGCGAGCGAGTAGGACGATGCCGCGCTTCTTCATCGAGCGACCCGTGTTCGCGTGGGTCGTCTCGCTCTTCATCGTGCTGTTCGGCGTGCTCGCGATCCGTCGCCTGCCGGTCGAGCGATATCCGACCGTCGCGCCGCCCGCGGTGACGATCACCGCGACGTA includes:
- a CDS encoding xanthine dehydrogenase family protein molybdopterin-binding subunit, giving the protein MIGAPLSRVEGPLKVSGRATYGYEDWSFGPTLYGFVVEATIARGRITSIDTSVAERAPGVRRVLTHRDAPPQGEPDPSASSYARAMPVLKDTEIRAFAQPVALVVARTFEDARAAARLVRITYEITPGEYELDEPGAPEIEQKSVNAGYSADSSIGDLDGALASAPVVLDRVYTTPYAFSLPMETHACIAAWDGDTVIAHCSTQIVADARQRIASTLRLDPEKVRVLSRYVGGGFGSKLGVSVETILAVMAARIVGEPVKVTLTRQQMFHLTGHRPASRQRVRLGASRDGRLHAFGHDAVQKQTRGSDYVEQTATAGRSLYAAPNRRTTHRSIALDLPVAGDVRAPGEAPGLFAIESAMDELAYTLDVDPIALRIANEPTIHPELNIPYSDRRMVECMREGARRFDWNRRARIPASTRDGRWLVGLGMAAAIRPHYQSESHVRVRVEPDGTVRVQCDMTDIGTGTYTVLAQTASEALGVPVDRVRVELGDSALPRTAGSGGSWGATNSCTALLRACRTLREKLGAPSGDVRAHVGASAVDAIGSVPEQTEEPSFSKSSIASYGAHFAEIGVDVDTGEVRLRRMLGVFDVGRVFNAKTARSQLIGGMIWGVSMALHEEGLVDPRVGAFVNRDFAQYLVPVHADIPAVDAIILDGFDGAANELGAKGVGEVGNCGASAAIANAVYSATGVRVRDLPITIEKLLPHLPARS
- a CDS encoding FAD binding domain-containing protein, with the protein product MRALTYERASDPVRAAAAGATAGAKLICGGTNLLDLMKLGIEQPSHLVDVSRLPLKDIEATADGGLRIGALADNATLAADVRLRERYGAVSQALLAGASAQLRNKASTAGNLLQRTRCLYFYDTLARCNKRSPGQGCAALGGINRNHAILGASDACIATHPSDMAVAMIALDASVEMIDARGATRTVSIHDLYLEPGSTPHIETVVRPGELITAVVMPPPPRGRQLYRKVRDRASYEFALVSVAAIVSVENGTIDSARVAFGGVAHKPWRALEAEAVLRGRPATIDTYRAAADAALARAVGRGHNDFKIELAKRTLIATLDHAARGLA
- a CDS encoding 2Fe-2S iron-sulfur cluster-binding protein, with product MTLAINGHSYALDLDVRTTLLDALREHLHLTGTKKGCDHGQCGACTVLVNGRRINSCLTLAVMHEGDAITTIEGLGSPESLHPMQRAFLEHDGFQCGYCTPGQICSAVAMLDEARAGWPSHATEDVAAPRVALSDAEIRERMSGNVCRCAAYPNIVAAIRSVAGGGER
- a CDS encoding efflux RND transporter periplasmic adaptor subunit, translated to MFPRLLSGTVGLLALFACSSPAAAPPSEPPPPPEVSTVTVTPHAVVVEDLLPGRVVPVRVAEVRPLVSGIVRERLFTEGDTVAAGQPLYRVDPTVFRAEVAGASATTERQRAALATAEREAERASRLASMGALSEQALHNAQSTLDLARADLAVSEASLARSRISLRYATVTAPIAGRIGLSRVTEGALVGTADPLPMVTIQQLDEVYVDIRQPASRYEELRQRSARGELERSDGLPVRLLSMRGEPYEVEGRLLSTDVNVDLTTSELTLRVLVPNADLDLLPGMFVRARIPFGREPSAITVPQQAVLHDPALGESVLVVAEGDVVAVRSVRTGRVVDGHQIVREGLAAGDRVIVEGQDRLAPGMSVRPTPWEVEVAREDHGPTSAPDTASE